In Thermotoga sp. Ku-13t, one genomic interval encodes:
- the trpS gene encoding tryptophan--tRNA ligase: MRLLSGVRPTGKPHIGNYVGALRNWKRLQDEGHECFFFVADWHALTTAYDDTKQLQQYTIEVMRAFLACGLDPQKSVLFVQSGVKEHAELALLFSMIVPLPWLERVPTYKEMKQQLSEKDLSNAGFLLYPVLQAADILIYMAEGVPVGEDQVYHIELTREIARRFNYLYGPTFPEPQAVLSIVPKLPGTDGRKMSKSYGNIIPLENTAKELEKSILPMVTDPARKRRTDPGDPNKCPVWDYHRAFGISEEEKQWVFDGCTNAKIGCIDCKKLLLKNMLRELEPVWERYSKVDVRFAMDVIVEGNRKAKSTAERTMELVRSRMNLLF, translated from the coding sequence TTGAGGCTTCTGAGCGGTGTCAGACCCACAGGAAAACCTCACATCGGTAACTACGTCGGTGCTCTAAGAAACTGGAAACGGCTTCAGGATGAAGGTCACGAGTGTTTCTTTTTCGTTGCAGACTGGCATGCGTTGACCACGGCCTACGATGACACGAAGCAGCTTCAGCAGTACACGATCGAAGTCATGAGGGCGTTTCTGGCGTGCGGTCTGGATCCACAAAAATCAGTTCTCTTCGTTCAATCCGGGGTCAAAGAACACGCCGAACTCGCTTTGCTGTTCTCGATGATCGTTCCTCTGCCATGGCTAGAGAGAGTTCCAACGTACAAGGAGATGAAGCAGCAGCTCTCAGAGAAAGATCTTTCGAACGCTGGGTTTCTTCTCTATCCCGTGCTCCAGGCGGCTGACATACTGATCTACATGGCTGAAGGCGTACCCGTCGGGGAGGATCAGGTGTACCACATAGAGCTGACGAGAGAGATCGCCAGAAGGTTCAATTACCTCTACGGTCCAACCTTTCCGGAACCGCAGGCAGTGCTGTCGATCGTGCCGAAGCTTCCCGGAACTGACGGCCGAAAGATGAGCAAAAGTTATGGCAACATAATACCCCTGGAGAACACTGCCAAAGAGCTCGAAAAGAGCATTTTACCAATGGTAACTGATCCGGCGAGGAAACGCAGAACCGATCCGGGCGATCCGAACAAATGCCCCGTCTGGGACTATCACAGAGCGTTCGGAATAAGTGAAGAAGAGAAACAATGGGTGTTCGATGGATGCACGAACGCGAAGATCGGATGTATCGACTGTAAGAAGTTGCTTTTGAAAAACATGTTGAGAGAATTAGAACCCGTATGGGAGAGGTACTCGAAAGTGGATGTGCGCTTCGCCATGGACGTGATCGTGGAGGGAAACCGCAAAGCGAAGAGCACTGCAGAGCGCACGATGGAACTGGTCAGGAGTAGAATGAATCTACTCTTTTGA
- a CDS encoding bifunctional 5,10-methylenetetrahydrofolate dehydrogenase/5,10-methenyltetrahydrofolate cyclohydrolase, translating into MYIDCKSIARVVDEETLSLTGKNHARLVSLAINPDEGTISYLKSQQKKAKSLNIDHETFILEDVAALRQKLLELSKDETVHGIFVAHPLPKGIDEFEVASLIDPNKDVEGRNPANLGKLMYGEESFAPCTAAAVVEILSRNMDLQGKNVVIIGRSNTVGLPLSIMLLRRDRSATVTVCHTKTRNLEEKTLQADVIVVAVGRAAFLKPGMVREGTFVIDVGINVVGDKVVGDVDPEVEKKAIVTPVPGGVGVVTTAILMNRVARIASRGGQT; encoded by the coding sequence TTGTACATCGACTGTAAGAGTATAGCAAGGGTCGTAGATGAAGAAACGCTGTCCTTGACCGGCAAGAACCATGCCAGGTTGGTGAGTCTGGCGATAAACCCCGACGAAGGAACGATCTCGTACCTCAAGAGCCAGCAGAAGAAAGCGAAAAGTTTGAACATCGATCACGAGACGTTCATACTGGAAGACGTCGCGGCTTTGAGGCAGAAGCTTCTGGAACTTTCGAAAGATGAAACGGTGCACGGTATCTTTGTCGCACACCCGCTGCCGAAAGGAATCGATGAATTCGAGGTCGCATCGCTTATAGATCCCAATAAGGACGTCGAGGGGAGGAACCCTGCAAACCTTGGAAAGCTGATGTACGGTGAGGAAAGTTTCGCTCCCTGTACTGCCGCAGCTGTCGTGGAGATTCTGAGTAGAAACATGGATTTACAAGGAAAGAACGTCGTAATAATAGGCAGGAGCAACACTGTGGGTTTACCGCTGAGCATCATGCTGCTGAGGCGTGACAGGAGTGCCACGGTCACTGTGTGTCACACGAAAACGAGGAATCTGGAAGAGAAAACGCTTCAGGCGGACGTGATCGTCGTGGCAGTCGGAAGGGCAGCCTTTCTGAAACCCGGGATGGTGAGAGAAGGTACTTTTGTTATCGATGTTGGTATCAACGTTGTGGGGGACAAGGTTGTGGGGGATGTTGATCCAGAGGTTGAGAAGAAAGCGATCGTCACGCCGGTACCTGGTGGCGTAGGTGTTGTGACCACCGCGATACTGATGAACCGGGTTGCTCGAATAGCATCGAGAGGTGGTCAGACTTGA